One genomic window of Arachis stenosperma cultivar V10309 chromosome 10, arast.V10309.gnm1.PFL2, whole genome shotgun sequence includes the following:
- the LOC130957716 gene encoding protein GLUTAMINE DUMPER 5-like — protein sequence MDAAGGGATSLRNVSSPTPYLFGGLAFMFGLIAMALMLLACSYHNQQHSSSSTDNTSPAKTTGMEVEDSEPKIVVIMAGDSNPTYLAKPMSSSTCHNQESV from the coding sequence ATGGATGCAGCAGGAGGAGGTGCGACAAGTTTGAGAAACGTTTCATCTCCAACTCCGTACCTGTTTGGTGGCTTAGCATTTATGTTTGGACTCATTGCAATGGCATTGATGCTTCTAGCTTGTTCTTATCACAATCAACAACATTCTTCATCATCTACCGATAATACCTCGCCGGCAAAGACAACGGGAATGGAAGTGGAAGATTCGGAGCCTAAGATTGTTGTTATAATGGCTGGAGATAGCAACCCTACATACTTGGCCAAGCCTATGTCATCGTCCACATGCCACAATCAAGAATCCGTTTAG